The Patagioenas fasciata isolate bPatFas1 chromosome 25, bPatFas1.hap1, whole genome shotgun sequence genome includes a region encoding these proteins:
- the PEF1 gene encoding peflin, protein MAAYPGQGFPGAGQAPGAPLPGSYPGAPYGQPPPGAPYGQPPPGGPYGGGTAPGGPYGGPGPYGGAAPGGHAPPGVDPEAFSWFQAVDADHSGYISVKELKQALVNSNWSTFNDETCLLMINMFDKTRSGRIDVYGFSALMRFIQQWKNLFQQYDRDQSGSISFSELQQAFSQMGYNLSPQFSQLLLSRYAQRSSNPSIQLDRFIQICMQLQSTTDAFREKDTGLVGNVRLSYEDFLTMVVTRMM, encoded by the exons ATGGCGGCGTATCCGGGGCAG GGCTTCCCCGGCGCAGGACAAGCTCCCGGTGCGCCCCTGCCTGGGTCCTACCCCGGGGCTCCCTACGGCCAGCCCCCGCCCGGGGCTCCTTACGGACAGCCCCCTCCCGGGGGTCCCTACGGAGGTGGCACCGCGCCCGGAGGTCCTTACGGCGGCCCCGGCCCCTACGGAGGGGCGGCCCCTGGAG GTCATGCCCCACCTGGTGTGGACCCCGAGGCCTTCTCCTGGTTCCAAGCGGTCGATGCTGATCACAGTGGGTACATCTCCGTGAAGGAGCTGAAGCAGGCGCTGGTGAACTCCAACTGGTCGACGTTCAATGATGAGACCTGCCTGCTGATGATAA ACATGTTCGATAAGACCAGGTCAGGACGCATAGACGTGTACGGCTTCTCAGCCTTGATGCGCTTCATCCAGCAGTGGAAGAACCTCTTCCAGCAGTACGACAGGGaccagtcgggctccatcagcTTCAGCGAGCTCCAGCAAG CTTTCTCCCAGATGGGCTATAACCTGAGCCCCCAGTTCAGCCAGCTGCTGCTCTCCCGCTACGCCCAGCGCTCCTCCAACCCCAGCATCCAGCTCGACCGCTTCATCCAGATCTGCATGCAGCTCCAGAGCACGACCGATGCCTTCCGCGAGAAGGACACGGGGCTGGTGGGCAACGTGCGCCTGAGCTATGAGGACTTCCTCACAATGGTTGTGACCCGCATGATGTGA
- the TINAGL1 gene encoding tubulointerstitial nephritis antigen-like: MRQLRALLCLCLLAQVALASRVRTRRELGPGLYEHGVYDAGGSYCQRGDVCCHGRDDGCTVPYQDTLCYCDLFCNRTISDCCPDFWEYCLGIPAPFPKAPGCARAGHTYPTGATYRENCNLCTCGPGGQWQCEDHACLMDGELIDAVNRGNYGWRAANYSQFWGMTLEDGIRYRLGTFRPSPTVMNMNEMHMNMDSNEVLPRHFDAAAKWPGMIHEPLDQGNCAGSWAFSTAAVASDRISIHSMGHMTPALSPQNLLSCDTRNQRGCSGGRLDGAWWYLRRRGVVTDECYPFTSQQSQPAAQPCMMHSRSTGRGKRQATARCPNTQTHANDIYQSTPAYRLSSSEKEIMKELMENGPVQAILEVHEDFFMYKSGIYQHTPVAEGKGPKHQKHGTHSVKITGWGEEQLPDGQTQKYWTAANSWGTAWGEGGYFRIARGINECEVETFVVGVWGRVSMEDMPHK; the protein is encoded by the exons ATGCGCCAGCTGCGGGCCCTGCTCTGCCTCTGCCTGCTGGCCCAGGTGGCCCTGGCTTCCCGGGTGCGCACCCGCCGGGAACTGGGCCCCGGCTTGTACGAGCACGGGGTCTACGATGCCGGCGGGTCCTACTGCCAGCGAGGGGACGTCTGCTGCCATGGCCGCGATGATGGCTGCACCGTGCCCTACCAAGACACTCTCTGCTACTGCGACCTCTTCTGCAACCGCACCATCTCCGATTGCTGCCCTGACTTCTGGGAGTACTGCCTGGGCATCCCGGCCCCCTTCCCCAAAGCCCCAG GCTGTGCCCGCGCCGGCCACACCTACCCCACCGGAGCCACGTACCGGGAGAACTGCAACCTGTG caccTGTGGCCCCGGCGGGCAGTGGCAGTGCGAGGACCATGCGTGCCTGATGGATGGGGAGCTGATCGATGCCGTCAACAGGGGCAATTATGG CTGGAGAGCCGCCAACTACAGCCAGTTTTGGGGCATGACGCTGGAGGACGGGATCCGGTACCGCCTGGGCACCTTCCGACCCTCTCCCACCGTCATGAACATGAACGAGATGCAC ATGAACATGGACTCCAATGAGGTGCTGCCCCGTCACTTTGATGCAGCTGCGAAGTGGCCGGGGATGATCCATGAGCCCCTGGACCAGGGCAACTGCGCCGGCTCCTGGGCCTTCTCCACAGCGG ccGTCGCCTCAGACCGCATCTCCATCCACTCCATGGGGCACATGACGCCTGCCctgtcaccccaaaacctcctgtccTGCGACACCCGCAATCAGCGGGGCTGCAGCGGGGGCCGGCTGGATGGCGCATGGTGGTACCTCCGCAGGAGAGG ggtgGTGACAGACGAGTGCTACCCCTTCACCAGCCAGCAGAGCCAGCCGGCGGCACAGCCCTGCATGATGCACAGCCGCTCCACGGGCCGCGGCAAGCGGCAGGCGACGGCACGGTGCCCCAACACCCAGACCCATGCCAACGACATCTACCAGTCCACCCCCGCCTACCGCCTCTCCTCCAGC GAAAAGGAGATCATGAAAGAGCTGATGGAGAACGGCCCTGTGCAAG CCATCCTGGAGGTGCACGAGGATTTCTTCATGTACAAGAGCGGGATCTATCAGCACACGCCGGTGGCTGAGGGGAAGGGGCCGAAGCACCAGAAACACGGGACCCACTCGGTGAAAATCACTGG GTGGGGAGAAGAGCAGCTGCCTGATGGCCAGACCCAAAAATACTGG ACAGCGGCCAACTCCTGGGGCACGGCGTGGGGCGAGGGCGGCTATTTCCGCATCGCCCGCGGCATCAACGAGTGCGAGGTGGAGACCTTCGTGGTGGGGGTGTGGGGCCGCGTCAGCATGGAGGACATGCCCCACAAGTGA